From Pyxicephalus adspersus chromosome 7, UCB_Pads_2.0, whole genome shotgun sequence, a single genomic window includes:
- the LOC140336060 gene encoding olfactory receptor 2G3-like, producing the protein MALGNDSVIVEFIFLGLSSNPKLQVILFIIFLLGYLIILTGNILIISITFTDTSLHTPMYFFLSNLSFLDICFSTSTIPRMLRDFASKTKIISYAECATQLYITLCFGETECFLLAIMAYDRYLAICHPLHYTTIMSKVVCIKIAASTWICGFLFSIIHVAFVLSLDFCGNNEINDFLCEVPEMLSMSCENSIVLECITFVLGTIILMIPITFILVSYIKIILSVLKITSSAGWRKTFSTCGSHIIVVTMYYGSCMAAYVKPKSSLAPETDKVITIFYCIVTPVFNPIIYTLRNNDFKSAFLKIKRAKALEKNVLISLDFPM; encoded by the exons ATGGCTTTGGGAAATGACAGTGTGATTgtggaatttatttttcttggactGTCCAGCAATCCAAAACTTCAAGTgattctttttattatctttttgctTGGGTATTTGATCATTTTAACTGGAAACATTCTAATTATTAGCATAACGTTTACAGACACCAGTCTTCATActcctatgtatttctttctttcaaaccTCTCTTTTCTGGATATATGCTTTTCAACGTCAACCATACCAAGGATGCTGAGAGATTTTGCATCAAAAACGAAAATAATCTCTTATGCAGAGTGTGCAACACAACTGTACATCACTCTCTGCTTTGGGGAAACTGAGTGCTTCCTGCTTGCCATAATGGCATATGATCGGTATTTAGCTATATGTCATCCATTACACTACACCACCATCATGAGTAAGGTGGTCTGTATCAAAATAGCTGCCAGTACATGGATATGCGGATTCCTCTTTTCCATTATACATGTGGCATTTGTACTCAGTTTAGATTTTTGTGGGaacaatgaaataaatgattttctatgtgAAGTACCAGAAATGTTATCTATGTCATGTGAAAACTCTATTGTTTTAGAATGTATTACTTTTGTACTTGGTACGATTATTCTTATGATTCCTATTACTTTTATTCTAGTGTCATATATTAAAATTATCTTAAGTGTCCTTAAAATTACATCTTCAGCTGGATGGAGAAAAACCTTTTCTACATGTGGATCTCATATAATAGTTGTGACAATGTACTATGGTTCATGTATGGCTGCCTATGTGAAACCTAAGTCAAGTTTGGCACCAGAAACAGACAAAGTGATTACCATCTTTTACTGTATTGTAACTCCAGTGTTTAATCCCATCATTTATACCCTtagaaataatgattttaaatctgcatttttgaaaattaaaa GAGCTAAAGCTTtggagaaaaatgtattaatcagTTTGGATTTTCCCATGTAA